Proteins from one Malaya genurostris strain Urasoe2022 chromosome 2, Malgen_1.1, whole genome shotgun sequence genomic window:
- the LOC131429041 gene encoding uncharacterized protein LOC131429041, with protein sequence MRLSYDDRRAEELLQTLTKCANGRYESGLLWRYDNVRLPDSKQMALRRYQCLERRMQKDTHLAQALKAKIDEYVTKGYVRKHTADELEEPHDRIWYLPMFPVVNHNKPDKIRLVWDAAATSYGISLNSVLLKGPDNLTSLLSVLICFREFRVAVSGDLREMYHQVQMRPADQQCKRFFWRENESDKYSSIYVMQVMSFGACCSPSTAQFVKNTHAKQFEHDYPEAVNAIIYQHYVDDMFISAETIDRTTQLAAEVKMIHASGGFEMRNWVSNSPDVVDALKSEKTNEKSLCIGETGTTEKVLGMWGDTAEDCFTYKLSTRHDPDLLSGRKRPTKREILRTLMMVFDPLGLIGHFMMFLHTLLQEIWRACIDWDEHIHDSHFEKWLIWLRILPKVSDLKISRCYRVFTSAEGTTEVEMHTFVDASENGFSAIVYLRYQQGHTVECALAGAKTRVAPLKFLSIPRSELQAAIIGVRLADTMQRSLSITIRKRYFWTDSRDVMCWLHSDHRRYSQYVAVKISEILETSNLREWRWVSSKLNVADEGTKWKGASCLNSSSRWFIGPEFLWKMKEEWPAPLQFVGATHTEIRPHLQLHFKIPEPLIAVDRFSRWPILLKTTAYVFRASRNMQRSIRNIVRINGSLTREEILDAECYLYRIARESVYSDEIATTSVNSSKLSKRNFPKGSPLAALRLFIDEKGALRHQGRTGACQFISSSVANPIILPRSHGVTKLLIKNVHERFLHQNHATAINELRQHYYIPRLKVVYKSIRNSCQFCKNERARPLAPLGIERPATVTPRCLQSTF encoded by the coding sequence ATGCGATTATCCTACGACGACCGAAGAGCGGAAGAGTTGTTGCAAACACTGACCAAGTGCGCTAATGGGCGTTACGAATCGGGCCTTCTATGGCGATATGATAACGTCAGGCTTCCAGATAGCAAGCAGATGGCACTGAGACGATATCAATGTCTCGAAAGGCGTATGCAAAAGGATACCCATCTAGCACAAGCGTTAAAGGCGAAAATCGACGAATACGTAACGAAAGGCTACGTCAGAAAACATACCGCAGATGAATTAGAGGAACCACATGACCGAATCTGGTATCTTCCAATGTTCCCGGTAGTGAATCATAACAAACCTGATAAGATAAGACTAGTCTGGGATGCAGCCGCGACTTCATACGGAATTTCTTTGAACTCAGTGCTGCTGAAAGGGCCTGACAACTTGACGTCACTTCTATCTGTCTTGATTTGCTTCCGGGAGTTCCGTGTGGCTGTCTCCGGGGACCTTAGAGAAATGTACCACCAAGTTCAAATGAGACCTGCAGACCAGCAATGCAAACGTTTTTTCTGGAGAGAAAACGAATCTGACAAATACTCTAGCATCTACGTTATGCAAGTCATGTCCTTCGGAGCATGCTGCTCTCCAAGTACCGCTCAATTTGTTAAAAACACCCACGCAAAGCAGTTCGAGCATGACTACCCAGAAGCCGTGAACGCGATAATTTACCAGCACTACGTTGACGACATGTTCATTAGCGCTGAGACGATCGATAGGACCACTCAATTAGCAGCTGAGGTAAAAATGATCCATGCATCCGGAGGCTTCGAAATGCGAAACTGGGTCTCAAATTCACCGGACGTCGTAGATGCACTAAAAAGTGAAAAGACTAACGAAAAGAGCTTGTGTATTGGCGAAACGGGTACCACCGAAAAGGTTCTGGGAATGTGGGGAGATACTGCAGAAGATTGCTTCACGTACAAACTATCTACCCGTCACGATCCAGATCTGTTATCCGGAAGGAAACGGCCGACAAAGCGTGAGATCTTGCGGACGTTAATGATGGTTTTTGACCCGCTCGGATTAATCGGTCATTTTATGATGTTCCTTCACACCCTTTTACAGGAGATTTGGCGGGCATGCATTGATTGGGACGAGCATATCCACGACTCACATTTCGAGAAGTGGCTCATATGGTTACGTATTCTCCCCAAGGTTTCTGATCTGAAGATATCAAGATGTTATCGGGTTTTCACTTCAGCTGAGGGAACCACCGAAGTCGAAATGCATACCTTTGTAGACGCCAGTGAAAACGGGTTCTCGGCGATAGTCTACCTACGATACCAACAAGGGCACACAGTGGAATGTGCATTAGCTGGAGCAAAAACCAGAGTAGCACCGTTGAAATTTTTATCCATACCACGTTCGGAATTACAAGCCGCTATAATCGGCGTTAGACTAGCAGATACAATGCAGCGTTCTCTCTCGATTACCATTCGAAAACGCTACTTCTGGACAGATTCCAGAGACGTTATGTGCTGGCTTCACTCGGATCATCGAAGGTACAGTCAATATGTCGCGGTGAAAATCAGCGAAATTCTGGAAACGTCGAACCTCCGTGAATGGCGTTGGGTTTCATCGAAACTCAACGTGGCTGATGAAGGAACTAAATGGAAAGGCGCGTCCTGTTTGAACAGTTCAAGCCGATGGTTCATCGGACCCGAGTTCCTCTGGAAAATGAAAGAAGAATGGCCAGCTCCCTTGCAGTTCGTTGGAGCCACACATACGGAAATCCGCCCACACCTACAACTCCATTTCAAAATCCCTGAACCGCTGATTGCTGTGGACAGATTCAGTCGATGGCCAATACTTCTGAAGACTACTGCTTACGTGTTCAGAGCCAGTCGGAACATGCAACGATCGATACGAAACATTGTTAGAATCAACGGATCCCTTACACGCGAGGAAATACTTGATGCTGAATGTTACTTATACCGAATTGCTCGAGAAAGCGTTTACAGTGACGAGATCGCTACTACGTCTGTGAACTCAAGCAAACTTTCGAAAAGGAATTTTCCAAAGGGCAGTCCTCTAGCCGCGCTCCGTTTATTCATTGATGAGAAGGGAGCTCTAAGACATCAAGGACGAACGGGTGCTTGCCAGTTTATCAGCAGCAGTGTCGCAAACCCAATCATCCTTCCTAGAAGTCATGGCGTAACCAAATTGCTAATAAAGAATGTCCACGAGCGATTTCTTCATCAAAACCATGCGACCGCAATAAATGAGCTGAGACAGCATTACTACATTCCTCGATTGAAAGTCGTCTACAAATCGATCCGCAACAGTTGTCAATTCTGTAAAAACGAACGCGCTCGGCCGCTAGCGCCGCTAGGAATAGAGCGACCTGCCACCGTCACGCCTCGCTGCCTACAGTCGACCTTTTAG